A single Chryseobacterium sp. DNA region contains:
- the rfbD gene encoding dTDP-4-dehydrorhamnose reductase, translating to MKKILVIGSNGQLGNCIRKVAPDFENQYEFLFTDSKTLDITSEDQVYDFFYDNKPDYCINASAYTAVDLAETEKDKAFAVNADGVANLAGACAEYKTILIHVSTDYVFDGDTNLAYSEDDFTSPIGAYGQSKRKGEELALEINPRTIIVRTSWLYSEFNKNFVKTMLNLFSQKEELGIVADQFGQPTNANDLAEAIMTIIESPKKTFGIFHFSNYPETTWFEFAKKIAEFSKSSVTLNPLTTDQYPTPAKRPVRSTMSLDKIEQIYKIEPKYWENSLEECVNILSQQ from the coding sequence ATGAAAAAAATACTAGTAATAGGAAGCAACGGTCAGTTGGGAAACTGTATCAGAAAAGTGGCTCCGGACTTTGAAAATCAATATGAGTTTTTATTTACAGACTCAAAAACCTTGGATATTACCAGCGAAGATCAGGTTTACGATTTCTTTTATGATAACAAACCGGATTACTGTATCAATGCTTCTGCTTACACCGCTGTCGACCTGGCAGAAACCGAAAAGGATAAAGCCTTTGCAGTAAACGCTGACGGAGTTGCTAATCTTGCCGGAGCCTGCGCAGAATATAAAACGATCTTAATCCATGTTTCAACAGATTACGTTTTTGATGGAGATACCAACCTTGCCTATTCAGAAGATGACTTTACCAGCCCGATAGGGGCATACGGGCAATCCAAAAGGAAAGGAGAAGAACTGGCCCTGGAAATCAATCCGCGAACGATTATTGTAAGAACGTCATGGCTGTATTCCGAGTTTAATAAGAATTTTGTCAAAACAATGCTGAACCTGTTCTCTCAGAAAGAAGAATTGGGAATCGTTGCGGATCAGTTCGGGCAGCCAACCAATGCGAATGATCTTGCCGAAGCAATCATGACGATCATTGAATCACCGAAGAAAACTTTTGGAATTTTTCATTTCTCCAATTATCCGGAAACAACATGGTTTGAATTTGCTAAGAAAATAGCAGAATTTTCAAAATCATCCGTAACATTAAACCCTTTGACAACGGATCAGTATCCTACCCCTGCAAAAAGGCCGGTCAGAAGCACAATGTCATTGGATAAAATAGAACAGATCTATAAAATAGAGCCCAAATACTGGGAAAACAGCCTGGAAGAATGTGTAAATATTCTTTCACAACAATAA
- a CDS encoding thioesterase family protein, translating to MEKEVSTTVRVRFSDCDPIGHLNNVKYLDYMFNAREDHVETFYGFTYEEYTKKTGCTWIAIQNEIAYLKEVRYNTQVVISSKTIEIQDRTAKVEILMKSLDEKTVHAVLWVTVIYFNVKTRRSEIHPEDIKETFHKFYVDLEQKDFQPRVKFLRSQNARNS from the coding sequence ATGGAAAAAGAAGTATCAACCACGGTAAGAGTGAGGTTTAGTGATTGCGATCCAATCGGACATTTGAATAATGTAAAATATCTTGATTATATGTTCAATGCCAGAGAAGATCATGTAGAAACATTCTATGGGTTTACCTATGAAGAGTATACAAAGAAAACCGGATGTACCTGGATTGCAATTCAGAATGAAATTGCCTATTTGAAAGAAGTAAGATACAATACTCAGGTCGTAATCAGCAGTAAGACCATCGAAATACAGGATAGAACCGCAAAAGTGGAGATTCTGATGAAAAGCTTAGATGAAAAGACAGTACATGCAGTACTCTGGGTAACCGTTATTTATTTCAATGTTAAAACAAGAAGATCTGAAATTCATCCTGAAGATATAAAAGAAACTTTCCATAAATTCTATGTGGATTTGGAACAAAAAGATTTCCAGCCAAGAGTCAAATTTTTGAGATCCCAGAATGCAAGAAACTCGTAA
- a CDS encoding OmpH family outer membrane protein, giving the protein MKKLSVLFAAVMMVVSVGMAKAQKIATLDVMGVLNAMPEKKKADADLKTFLDTKQAEIKKKADAGQAKLKQYSEEAPKKTADENKAREAELQKIQEEIAQMQDKAQKDLQAKQDVAFGPIEKKLNDAVEKVAKANGYDYIMDANSAAFVYKAGPDATAAIKKELGIQ; this is encoded by the coding sequence ATGAAAAAATTAAGTGTATTATTTGCAGCGGTAATGATGGTTGTATCGGTAGGTATGGCAAAAGCTCAAAAAATTGCTACTTTAGATGTAATGGGAGTTCTTAACGCAATGCCTGAAAAGAAAAAAGCAGATGCAGATCTTAAAACATTCTTAGATACTAAACAAGCTGAGATCAAGAAAAAAGCAGACGCAGGGCAAGCTAAACTAAAACAGTACAGTGAAGAAGCACCTAAAAAAACGGCAGACGAAAACAAAGCTAGAGAAGCTGAATTACAAAAAATTCAGGAAGAAATAGCTCAAATGCAGGATAAGGCTCAAAAAGACCTACAGGCAAAACAAGATGTTGCTTTCGGACCCATTGAGAAAAAGCTAAACGATGCAGTAGAAAAAGTAGCTAAGGCTAACGGATACGACTATATCATGGATGCTAATTCAGCAGCATTTGTTTACAAAGCAGGACCAGATGCTACTGCAGCAATCAAGAAAGAATTGGGAATTCAATAA
- a CDS encoding OmpH family outer membrane protein has product MKNFKVTFTFVLLLMFGLGNAQKIGVVDTDYILGKLPQYKEAEARLNSQIDTWQSELQNLQSEYERKKAAFESEKVLLIGDQLKLREKEVVDLDKNIKTTTSLRFGANGEITKLRTNLVLPFQDQIWGAIKTMSEKNGLGIVLDKSNNISVIFLQPKYDYTEKVLTILLKGTDKKEKATNKSKK; this is encoded by the coding sequence ATGAAGAATTTTAAAGTAACTTTCACATTCGTATTACTCTTGATGTTTGGGCTTGGCAATGCTCAAAAAATCGGAGTGGTGGATACTGATTATATTTTAGGTAAATTACCTCAGTATAAAGAAGCCGAAGCGAGATTGAATTCACAAATTGATACCTGGCAGTCAGAACTTCAAAATCTGCAGTCAGAGTATGAAAGAAAGAAAGCCGCATTTGAAAGTGAAAAAGTTTTATTAATAGGAGATCAATTGAAGTTAAGGGAAAAAGAAGTAGTGGATCTTGATAAAAATATTAAAACAACAACAAGCTTACGTTTTGGAGCGAATGGTGAAATTACCAAGCTGAGAACAAATCTTGTTCTGCCTTTTCAGGATCAGATCTGGGGTGCTATCAAAACAATGTCCGAAAAAAACGGATTGGGCATAGTTCTTGATAAAAGCAATAACATTAGTGTTATTTTCCTGCAGCCAAAATATGATTATACGGAGAAAGTATTGACTATTTTACTCAAAGGAACAGATAAGAAAGAAAAAGCAACTAATAAAAGTAAAAAGTAA
- the bamA gene encoding outer membrane protein assembly factor BamA — MKFRLLPIIMFAASAHFYGQVTPQDSTKVNNAVHAESEAGTYTLKDIVVDGVKKYTPAQILRFTGLSKGESVEIPGQKISNAVKKLWDTQSFSEVEVYVQSIEGQTVVLKFYLEDLKELGEVKFKGKGIGKSKSEKLAKDNNLKPGTKITQNLISSLKTNIPKDYIKKGFADAKITIQDKVNAGDPALVDWTINVDKGKRIKIDHIEFEGNENVTDAKLRNKAFKETKQKRFGIGGILKSSKFIEDKYQEDKRNLINYYNSLGYRDAKIVSDSVWRNKRNNYEINVKLNEGKKYYIGDVTFTGNTVYPTEYLQRLLGYKKGDIYDAVGFNKKVGEDGGKEDDSDIKSVYMNNGYLFSNITPVEKSVTGNAVNLEIRINEGEQATWNKVTWQGNTTTHDHVILRALRTRPGDLFKKTEIKRTYFDLAGMSFFDPQQIGQDIQPNQQDNTVDINWKLVEKGSSQVQLQAGYGGNSFIGTLGLTFNNFSLKNFLKFKDFKPVPQGDGQTLSIQMQAGQYFQNYGISFTEPWLFGTKPTALSVSLNNSRVRYTDAIGNSQKLNIFSASVGLNRLLNWPDDYFSLYTGIQFQKYNFSNYPFQFGDTTEYYGDANNFSINLGLSRNSAGIDPIFPTMGSNIELSAKLTPPYSLFKNKDYSTMSPIDKYKWMEFYKIKFKADVYNEIAGKLVLRSSAEMGFMDGYNSQLGAPPFERFYMGGTGLFGGRYDGRELIPLRGYENASTYGGDASQGDITPKGGGTIYNRFTLELRYPISMNQTAKIYALTFAEGGNVWNSWGTYNPFQLKRSVGVGVRVYMGAFGLIGFDFAYGFDKTISGTDPSGWKTHFLMNQSL; from the coding sequence ATGAAGTTTAGACTATTACCCATCATTATGTTTGCTGCTTCTGCACATTTTTATGGACAAGTAACTCCTCAGGACAGCACAAAAGTGAATAATGCTGTGCATGCAGAAAGTGAAGCAGGCACCTATACACTTAAAGACATTGTTGTAGATGGGGTAAAAAAATATACACCAGCTCAAATCTTAAGATTTACAGGACTATCCAAAGGAGAAAGTGTAGAAATTCCAGGGCAGAAAATCAGCAATGCTGTGAAGAAACTTTGGGATACCCAATCTTTTTCTGAAGTGGAAGTATACGTTCAAAGTATTGAAGGACAAACTGTAGTTCTTAAGTTTTATCTGGAAGACCTTAAAGAACTTGGCGAAGTTAAGTTTAAAGGAAAAGGGATAGGAAAATCTAAAAGTGAAAAACTGGCTAAGGATAATAACCTGAAACCGGGAACAAAAATCACTCAAAACCTAATCTCAAGCCTTAAAACAAATATTCCGAAAGATTATATTAAAAAAGGCTTTGCAGACGCTAAAATTACCATTCAGGATAAAGTAAACGCAGGAGATCCTGCCTTAGTAGACTGGACAATCAATGTAGATAAGGGTAAGAGAATAAAAATCGACCATATTGAATTTGAAGGAAACGAGAATGTTACAGACGCAAAGCTTAGGAATAAAGCCTTCAAAGAAACAAAACAGAAACGTTTCGGGATTGGCGGTATTTTGAAATCTTCAAAATTTATTGAAGATAAATATCAGGAAGATAAACGTAATTTGATCAATTATTATAACTCCCTGGGATATAGAGATGCAAAAATCGTTTCAGATTCTGTATGGAGAAATAAGAGAAACAATTATGAGATCAATGTAAAGCTGAATGAAGGTAAAAAGTATTATATCGGGGATGTTACATTTACCGGGAATACAGTATATCCTACAGAATATTTACAAAGATTATTAGGATATAAGAAAGGAGATATTTACGATGCGGTTGGATTTAATAAAAAAGTAGGAGAAGACGGAGGTAAAGAAGATGATTCCGATATCAAGTCCGTATATATGAATAACGGTTACCTTTTCTCTAATATTACTCCGGTTGAAAAATCTGTAACAGGAAATGCTGTCAATCTTGAAATTAGAATTAATGAAGGAGAACAGGCTACCTGGAATAAAGTAACTTGGCAGGGGAATACAACCACCCATGACCATGTTATCCTAAGAGCATTAAGAACAAGACCGGGTGATCTTTTCAAAAAAACGGAGATTAAGAGAACTTATTTTGATCTGGCAGGGATGTCTTTCTTTGATCCACAGCAGATCGGTCAGGATATTCAGCCCAACCAGCAGGACAATACTGTAGATATCAACTGGAAACTTGTTGAAAAAGGATCTTCACAGGTTCAGTTACAGGCAGGGTACGGAGGGAATAGCTTTATCGGAACTTTAGGACTAACATTCAATAACTTCTCTTTAAAGAATTTCCTTAAATTTAAAGATTTTAAGCCTGTCCCTCAGGGGGATGGGCAAACATTGTCAATCCAGATGCAGGCAGGACAGTATTTCCAAAACTACGGGATCTCATTTACGGAACCGTGGCTGTTCGGAACAAAACCAACAGCTCTTTCTGTAAGTTTAAACAACTCCAGGGTAAGATATACCGATGCTATTGGAAACTCACAGAAGCTTAATATTTTTTCAGCGTCTGTAGGACTAAACAGACTGTTGAACTGGCCGGATGATTATTTCTCATTGTACACAGGAATTCAGTTCCAAAAGTATAACTTTAGCAATTATCCATTCCAGTTCGGAGATACTACTGAATATTATGGAGATGCTAATAACTTCAGTATCAATTTAGGTTTGAGCAGAAACTCAGCAGGTATTGACCCTATTTTCCCAACGATGGGTTCCAATATTGAACTTTCTGCAAAATTGACCCCTCCATATTCATTGTTTAAAAATAAGGACTACTCTACCATGAGCCCTATTGATAAATATAAGTGGATGGAATTTTATAAAATTAAATTCAAAGCTGACGTATATAACGAAATTGCAGGAAAACTGGTTTTAAGATCATCTGCTGAAATGGGATTCATGGATGGGTACAACAGCCAATTAGGAGCTCCGCCTTTTGAGAGATTCTATATGGGAGGAACCGGTCTTTTCGGAGGTAGATATGACGGTAGAGAATTGATTCCTTTAAGAGGATATGAAAATGCCTCTACTTATGGAGGTGATGCTTCTCAGGGAGATATTACCCCGAAAGGAGGAGGAACAATCTATAACAGATTTACTTTAGAGTTAAGATATCCAATCTCAATGAACCAAACAGCTAAAATTTATGCATTGACATTTGCAGAAGGAGGTAACGTCTGGAATTCTTGGGGAACTTATAATCCATTCCAGCTGAAGAGATCAGTGGGGGTCGGAGTAAGAGTTTATATGGGTGCATTTGGATTGATTGGATTTGACTTCGCTTATGGATTTGATAAAACAATCTCCGGAACAGATCCTTCAGGATGGAAGACTCACTTCTTGATGAACCAATCACTATAA
- a CDS encoding isoprenyl transferase, giving the protein MSLIKEKIDSENLPKHVAIIMDGNGRWAKSRGEERTFGHKNAINAVRNAINACNEVNIPYLTLYTFSSENWSRPAEEVNTLMNLLVETLLLEAEEIFSKGLRMHVIGNMDKLPSLVREQLERVVELTKENTKGNLILAISYGSQNEILNAVKNISSDVKEGKVEVENIDEKLFENYLYTKDFPPVDLLIRTSGEIRISNFLLWQIAYAELQFLDVLWPDFSKDIFFQCIVDYQNKERRYGLTGEQIKSQ; this is encoded by the coding sequence ATGTCGTTGATTAAAGAAAAAATAGATTCTGAGAATTTACCGAAACACGTCGCTATCATTATGGATGGCAATGGAAGATGGGCAAAATCTCGTGGCGAAGAAAGAACCTTCGGTCACAAAAATGCCATTAATGCTGTAAGAAATGCTATAAATGCCTGTAATGAGGTTAATATCCCTTATTTAACATTGTATACATTCTCTTCTGAAAACTGGAGCCGTCCGGCCGAAGAAGTGAATACCCTTATGAATCTGCTTGTAGAGACTTTACTGCTGGAAGCTGAAGAGATTTTTAGTAAGGGGTTAAGGATGCATGTTATAGGGAACATGGACAAACTGCCTTCTCTAGTAAGGGAGCAATTGGAACGTGTAGTAGAACTTACTAAAGAAAACACAAAAGGAAACTTAATATTGGCGATAAGCTATGGCTCACAAAACGAAATTTTGAATGCCGTTAAAAATATAAGTTCTGATGTAAAAGAAGGAAAAGTAGAGGTAGAGAATATTGATGAAAAATTATTCGAAAACTATCTGTATACTAAAGATTTTCCTCCTGTAGATTTACTGATCAGAACCAGCGGCGAAATAAGAATAAGCAATTTCCTTCTTTGGCAGATTGCTTATGCCGAATTACAGTTTTTAGATGTCTTATGGCCGGATTTCAGCAAAGATATTTTCTTCCAATGTATTGTGGATTATCAAAACAAAGAAAGAAGATACGGGCTAACCGGTGAGCAGATTAAAAGCCAATAA
- a CDS encoding DUF6089 family protein: protein MNKKLLFSFLAFLGVVSVKAQRNELGVRLGMSNLVGDVGRTNYILQKPLDLNKVSDWGIPFYGGLLYRFNFNPHQTVRLDLGYNQVQFSDKVAKEEYRKNRNSFGKNNVYEASLMFEYNFFPINNEQVSMVSPYIFGGIGALMFDAPKATLVNDFRRDSDGVAQAPINELDFKTNTEYSLGKKIAMHIPFGVGLKYKFNHTWAIFAEATFRYTLTDQLDHSKILAKDVKTSYNADILDPSTGGSLLQSGSYYAVSKEREEEFIRKRNIGDSRSKDWMNTFSLGLTFSFGRPPCYCD, encoded by the coding sequence ATGAATAAAAAATTATTGTTTAGCTTCCTTGCCTTCCTTGGAGTGGTAAGTGTTAAAGCACAAAGAAACGAATTGGGAGTTCGTCTAGGGATGAGTAACCTAGTGGGAGATGTAGGAAGGACAAATTATATTTTACAAAAGCCGTTGGATTTAAATAAGGTGTCAGATTGGGGCATTCCTTTTTATGGTGGATTATTATACAGATTTAATTTTAACCCGCATCAGACTGTGAGACTGGATTTAGGATATAATCAGGTTCAGTTCAGTGATAAAGTTGCGAAAGAAGAATATAGAAAGAACAGAAACTCATTCGGAAAAAATAATGTTTATGAGGCTAGCTTAATGTTTGAATACAATTTTTTTCCCATAAATAATGAACAGGTAAGTATGGTGAGCCCTTATATTTTTGGAGGGATTGGTGCTTTAATGTTCGATGCTCCTAAGGCTACCCTTGTGAATGATTTCAGAAGAGATAGCGATGGGGTAGCACAAGCTCCTATTAATGAATTGGATTTCAAAACGAATACCGAATATTCATTGGGGAAAAAAATAGCAATGCATATCCCTTTTGGGGTTGGTTTAAAGTATAAATTTAATCATACTTGGGCTATATTTGCAGAAGCAACGTTTAGATATACGCTGACAGATCAATTGGATCACAGCAAAATTCTAGCTAAAGATGTAAAAACTTCTTATAATGCAGATATTTTGGATCCCTCCACCGGAGGTTCATTACTGCAGTCAGGAAGCTATTATGCAGTCTCTAAAGAAAGAGAAGAAGAGTTTATTAGAAAAAGAAATATTGGAGACAGTAGGTCTAAAGATTGGATGAATACCTTCAGTTTAGGACTAACGTTTTCGTTCGGAAGACCTCCATGTTATTGTGATTAA
- a CDS encoding exopolysaccharide transport family protein, with amino-acid sequence MIPGKDVKVGKSDSPKEKYGAFALFDTEHFIRRILKNWYWFVFMLFFGYAISWVYSKYYAQNVFASDISLSTSNNTASFLQPTQASQSINFIWGQNGNQDGIFLKKMLLSRSHNEFLVKELDLFVNYSTKGLIKSTYLDKDDSPVFLQIDKKHLQQTHYPITLLPKGGGAYEVILPEEGESTNLYSYEGESFQNINAYTRPANKIIRINEWYNSPNLRFRLLPNPVTPKIKLDNIIINLSTVNESVNEIVSTINVDFDKEINSIMVITKKGYNLNSTVNFLNKSVAELQKKRLADKNIVNKNTELYLQGNLNNIRKKLDSSAAVLNYLKTSEKLYNIKDRDEKSLERIKDLEAKKADLVSKISSLNNIKNTLESQNFDKMIGTNAAGFEDGLFSASVTELKALYTKRSEMALIYKPNSEPMKEVNRLINESKMGASGSLRNYYAKYYDEINKIDREVAEANADLSAYPEKERKYLDAERGYNMIESTYNSLLGRQNETQMRMATNQSDVTVIDPAKNLGQHPISPNIKLAKIGIISGMLLLPVLFILIGEVLDNKVRNIKELLNATKIPLLGVIGNNNNENMLTVLEQPKSSVSEAFRGIRANMRFLMDHEAENGKGKVILITSSIGGEGKTYISINLASVVGLSDKKTILLGMDLRKPKIFGDFKIDNKYGISNYLTGEVDIDQIINKTKIPNLDVATSGPIPPNPSELLMSQRNIKFIEELKEKYDFIIIDSPPAGLVADSYELMKYSDANLYVVRHEYTEKYMLKMITEKYHNNEINHLGLIYNDYTTKQGYGYGYGYGYGYGYGYGYFDEDKTYKEPLLIRIRNKVQTMFNKK; translated from the coding sequence ATGATTCCAGGAAAAGACGTTAAAGTAGGAAAAAGCGATTCTCCGAAAGAAAAGTACGGAGCATTTGCGTTATTTGATACAGAACATTTTATAAGAAGAATACTTAAAAACTGGTATTGGTTTGTGTTCATGCTGTTTTTTGGTTATGCCATTTCTTGGGTATACAGTAAATATTATGCACAAAATGTATTTGCATCAGACATATCCTTAAGTACCTCAAACAATACAGCTAGCTTTTTACAACCTACCCAGGCAAGCCAGTCTATCAATTTTATCTGGGGACAGAACGGGAATCAGGATGGAATATTTTTAAAGAAAATGCTTTTATCCAGATCTCACAATGAATTTCTGGTAAAGGAGCTGGACCTTTTTGTTAATTATTCTACCAAAGGACTGATTAAATCTACTTATCTGGATAAGGATGATTCTCCTGTTTTTCTTCAAATTGATAAAAAGCATCTTCAGCAGACTCATTATCCGATAACATTATTGCCAAAAGGCGGAGGAGCATATGAAGTAATTCTTCCTGAAGAAGGGGAGTCTACCAATCTGTACAGCTATGAAGGTGAAAGTTTTCAAAATATTAATGCTTACACCAGGCCTGCAAATAAGATCATTAGGATCAACGAATGGTACAATTCTCCTAATTTGAGATTTAGATTACTGCCTAACCCTGTTACTCCCAAAATTAAACTTGATAACATTATCATTAATCTGAGTACGGTCAATGAGAGCGTTAATGAGATTGTTTCTACCATTAATGTAGACTTTGATAAGGAGATCAATAGTATCATGGTGATTACCAAGAAAGGGTATAATCTGAACAGTACCGTCAACTTCCTGAATAAATCTGTAGCTGAGCTGCAGAAGAAAAGGCTGGCAGATAAAAATATAGTCAATAAGAATACAGAGCTTTATCTACAGGGGAATTTGAATAATATCCGAAAGAAACTGGATTCTAGTGCTGCAGTTCTCAATTATTTAAAAACATCGGAAAAACTTTATAATATTAAAGACAGGGATGAAAAATCTCTTGAAAGGATCAAGGATCTTGAAGCGAAGAAGGCAGACCTGGTAAGTAAAATCAGCTCTCTGAATAATATAAAGAATACGCTTGAGTCCCAGAATTTTGATAAAATGATCGGAACCAATGCTGCCGGGTTTGAAGATGGATTATTCTCTGCTTCAGTTACTGAGCTTAAAGCTTTATATACCAAAAGATCAGAAATGGCATTGATCTATAAGCCCAACTCTGAGCCGATGAAAGAAGTAAACAGGCTGATCAATGAATCCAAAATGGGCGCTTCAGGAAGCTTGAGAAACTATTATGCTAAATATTATGATGAGATCAATAAAATAGACCGGGAAGTTGCAGAAGCCAATGCCGATTTGTCTGCCTATCCTGAAAAGGAAAGAAAGTATCTGGATGCTGAACGGGGTTATAATATGATTGAGTCTACTTATAACAGTCTTTTGGGAAGGCAGAACGAGACACAGATGAGAATGGCAACCAACCAGTCTGATGTCACGGTGATTGACCCTGCAAAAAACCTGGGCCAGCACCCAATCAGCCCTAATATCAAATTGGCAAAGATCGGAATCATATCAGGAATGCTGCTGTTACCGGTATTGTTTATTCTAATCGGTGAGGTTCTTGACAATAAGGTAAGAAATATCAAGGAGCTGCTGAATGCAACAAAGATCCCATTACTTGGGGTTATTGGAAACAACAATAATGAAAATATGCTGACTGTTTTGGAGCAGCCAAAGTCATCAGTATCAGAGGCATTCAGGGGAATCAGAGCCAACATGAGATTTTTAATGGATCATGAAGCGGAAAACGGAAAAGGAAAAGTAATATTGATCACTTCTTCTATTGGTGGAGAAGGCAAAACCTATATTTCGATTAACTTAGCTTCTGTGGTAGGATTGAGTGATAAAAAAACAATCCTGCTGGGAATGGACCTTAGAAAACCTAAAATCTTCGGCGATTTTAAAATTGATAATAAATATGGTATTTCCAATTACCTGACAGGAGAAGTGGATATAGACCAGATTATCAATAAAACAAAAATTCCGAATCTGGACGTAGCAACTTCAGGACCTATCCCGCCCAATCCTTCGGAGCTTTTAATGAGTCAGAGAAATATTAAATTTATAGAAGAACTGAAAGAAAAATATGATTTTATTATCATAGACTCTCCTCCGGCAGGTTTGGTGGCCGACTCTTATGAATTGATGAAGTACTCTGACGCCAATCTGTATGTGGTACGTCATGAGTATACTGAAAAATATATGCTGAAAATGATTACGGAAAAGTACCATAATAATGAAATTAATCATTTGGGACTTATTTATAATGACTATACTACAAAACAGGGCTATGGCTATGGGTACGGTTATGGATACGGATACGGCTATGGTTACGGGTATTTTGATGAAGATAAAACTTATAAAGAACCGTTATTAATCAGAATAAGGAATAAGGTACAGACCATGTTTAATAAAAAATAG
- a CDS encoding polysaccharide biosynthesis/export family protein, giving the protein MMKNFKYLFLLLPFLITSCITTKDVRYLQPSESLVINEEGLVPYNIPIYRITKNDILNLNILTTPKGDAAQFYSSYNTSGGTGGTSVNNPASGVGRAGIGGSNGGGSGIGGNVNFYFNGLKVDSNGDINVFGIGYVKAEGRTLDDVKKEIQEKVNENFQEGKSEVRLNTDGITYYILGDVETTGLSGEKVAHKNTMTITEALAINGGLNRSIDRKNVVIHRKLPEGIKIAKIDLTREDLMNSPYYYVQNGDEIYLNTRSKSLNGFGKDPIQTLLTSVTAITTALTLYTILQKL; this is encoded by the coding sequence ATGATGAAAAACTTTAAGTATTTATTTTTACTATTACCTTTTTTAATTACTTCCTGCATCACGACAAAGGATGTGAGATACTTGCAGCCAAGTGAAAGTCTTGTCATTAATGAAGAAGGTCTTGTTCCCTACAATATTCCTATCTACAGGATTACTAAAAACGACATACTCAATCTGAACATTCTTACAACTCCTAAAGGAGATGCGGCTCAGTTTTACTCTTCCTATAATACATCGGGAGGAACTGGCGGAACATCTGTAAATAATCCTGCTTCAGGAGTAGGAAGAGCCGGAATAGGAGGAAGTAATGGAGGCGGTTCCGGTATCGGGGGAAATGTCAATTTCTATTTCAACGGATTGAAAGTGGATTCGAACGGTGATATCAATGTTTTTGGAATTGGATATGTGAAAGCCGAAGGAAGAACTCTCGATGATGTAAAAAAAGAGATTCAGGAGAAAGTCAATGAGAACTTCCAGGAAGGAAAGTCCGAAGTAAGGTTAAATACTGACGGAATTACGTACTATATTCTTGGAGATGTTGAAACGACAGGTCTCTCAGGAGAGAAAGTGGCTCATAAAAATACCATGACCATTACCGAAGCATTGGCCATCAATGGCGGATTGAACAGATCTATCGACAGAAAAAATGTAGTGATTCACAGGAAGCTTCCGGAAGGAATTAAAATCGCTAAAATAGATCTTACCCGTGAAGATCTTATGAATTCTCCTTATTATTATGTACAAAATGGAGACGAAATCTACCTTAACACAAGAAGTAAAAGCTTGAATGGATTCGGAAAAGATCCTATCCAAACACTGCTTACCAGTGTGACCGCGATCACCACGGCATTGACTTTATATACAATCCTACAAAAACTTTAA